cgccccctacccgctcaatttgaaatccgccgccagaaatacactactccgccgtaacttacggcgctaaatttttgaggattcgaaagaacgccaggtaaggtacggaggcgtagcatatctctgatacgctgcgcgggtgcagatctatgtggatctgcccctctattttttcaacaaaaaaatttgcattctaaacactttttaataaaaagattaaaaaaataaaataaaaaaaaaacttgcaatctagagcaggggtctccaaactttctaaacaaagggccagtttactgtcctccggattgtggccagtgagAGCAGAAAATGCCCTAGTGTGGGAATAAACAATTGACTTGTGCAAAGCGTaacaaaaatggttttgtctcattTTCATTCATAAAATGCATAATTttgttcatcacgctgtaacagacaaaaaaagcgcgaatcgtcttttactaacaaagaatcagctaaaagcagcccaaaggcgaatagaacttgccctttagagtgccgttgtacgtgttgtacgtcaccgcgctttgttcataatttttcaaaaacgatggtgtgtgggcaacgtcgtttttaatgatgaagttggaaaaacttcgttttttgaacatgctgaaaaatttcattttttttcatgccgaaaaacgaccgtgtgcacgcggcattaggcctcttCCACATGAGGccgactccgtcgctacggagtccgccggctcagcgggagatctctccgtggatctccgctgagccggcggatgacaagtccctctctgctcactgagcggggaggggcttgtgcagcgccgctgtctcctatagagagatctgatgaaaacggatagcatgttcgttttcatcagatctcacctgatccgatccgccatggacgaatggggacgtatcgccatacgtatgattttggcggatcggatcgggtcggttgtcagcggacatgtttccgctgacatccaacactccataggattgcatggagcggccgttcaggtccgcctacaaaactgacaggcggacctgaacagtccgACCGTGGGAAAGGGGCCTAATATTCGTTTGTTACGATAATTAATTGTTTCGTTTTTGGATAGTTtgttatttatgtgtatatagatatatacaaagTCCTTTGTTTATTGAATCCATTAACACACACTCAAtggcaatgggggttatttacgaaaggcaaatccacttttcactacaagtgcaaagtgcacttgaaattgcactgaaagtgcgcttggaagtgcagtcgctgtaaatctgagtggtagatctgaaatgaggggaagctctgctgattttattatccaatcatgtgcaagctaaaatgctgttttttattctccttgcatgtccccctcggatctacagcgactgcacttccatgtgcactttcagtgcagattcaagtgcactttgcacttgtagcggcagatccacagaagaattacgccggcgtatctattgatacgccgcatcattttaaagttcctgcgtcgtatctttgttttgtatctacaaaacaagatacgactgcatctgggctcgatccgacaggcgtacgtcttagtacgccgtcggatcttgggtgcatttttccggcgcccgctaggtggcctttccgtcgaattccgcgtcgcgtatgcaaattagctagttacgacgatccacgaacgtacgtccagccggcgaatttttttacgtcgtttgcgttcggctttttccggcgtaaagttgcccctgctatatgaggcgtaatcaaggttaagtatggccgtcgttcccgcgtcgaattttaaattttttactttgtttgcgtaagtcgttcgcgaatagggatttgcgtagaatgacgtcgccgtcgtaagcattggctacaaaacaagatacgactttatctgggctcgatccgacaggtgtacgtcttaggccccatactcacgagcaaacatgtctgctgaaactggcccgcaggccagtttcagcagacatgtttggtcgtgtgtgggcgcgagcgggccgaattccagcaaacatttgcccgccgggccttttcccagcgggcaaatattcctggacttgttttaaaacagcccgctggaattcagcccgctcggacatgtacggtcgtcagtacagacctaccgtacatgtccaggcgcccgccgtccctcgcatgcgtcgaatgacttcgacgcatgcgtggaagcattttaaaggcgggccgcccacgtcgccgcgtcattgtcgcggcgacaccgcgtcatcgacgcggcgacaccgcggacacgccccgcgtattgtttacgcgcggacttctgtacgatggtgtgtacaaccatcgtacagaagccctctggcagacatgtatggtgaaaacggtccgacggaccgctttcaccatacatgtttgtccgtgtgtacccggcctgagtacgccgtcggatcttaggtgcatttttccggcggccgctaggtggcgtttccgtcgaattctgcgtcgcgtatgcaaattagctagttacgacgatccacgaacgtacgtccggccggcacatttttttacgtcgtttgggttCGGCTTTTTCCGCCAGTACtttttacgccgccaaagatacactacgccggcgtaacttacggcatggattctttgtggatttgaaaaaaaaaaagtaagttacggcggcgtagtgtatcttagatacgctacgcccggcgcataaatgcgccgctgtacgtggatctgcccctacaacTGGATGAAGCCTGAACAAGGATGGTCCTTCTGGACAGAAAATCAGATGAAATCATTGTCAAGGGTAGTACTGTTATCTCTCtgagaggtaataaatacctggaagtGTTGCACTGACACATCATATAGCATGCTGCGTGGAGAAATACATTAAATGATTGGTCCACTTTAACACGAATGCACGACAATGGACGAGGGACAGCCCTTAAATTCTACATCACATTCCAATAGGCTGATAAACTGTAATTTAGAGCCTATAGTGGGATCCTAGCCCAGATCTTTCTGCTCGTAGATATCTGCAATACAATAAAAGTCACGCTCCGCTACCAGACATGGCGCACAAACAAGCTGTTTATTGATTGTCCTCCCAGATCAGGATCAATATCCCTGACACAAGACTAATTCAGGTCTGGGATGAAGACGAATGGGGCTTCTAACGCTGAATGCAAATAAATTGTTCAATCATTTCAAGATTATTAAATGTAGCCTCCGGCGTTTCTGAGGAACGCTGCCTACCGCCAGAGATAAAAGTGAACCTGTTGATAACTCAGCTGAGATTATACAGTCTTTGCAGCACTTGCCGCAGGGCACTTCGGAGAAAATAAACCTCTATTATGAGCACTGATGCAGTAAACATTAACACACATTGCAGCATTTAAAACTGAAATAAACACCATTtaatgtacagggtgggccatttatatggatacaccttgataaaatgggaatggttggtgatattaacttcctgtttgtggcacattagtatatgtgagggggggaaacttttcaagatgggtggtgaccatggcggccattttgaagtcagccatttttaatccaacttttgttttttcaataggaagagggtcatgtgacacatcaaacttattgggaatttcacaagaaaaacaatggtgtgcttggttttaatatttttttttaatgtaactttattctttcatgagttatttacaagtttctgaccacttataacatgtgttcaatgtgctctccagtgacatgcagcgagtgctacgctgtgggctcttgctgaatgaagctaggacagccactgatgtttcttcattagtgacagatttcatgcgtccacattttggcaaatccaacactgaaccagttgtaaataactcatgaaagaataaagttacgttaaaaccaagcacacctttgtttttcttgtgaaattcccaataagtttgatgtgtcacatgaccctcttcctattgaaaaaacaaaagttggattcaaaatggccaacttcaaaatAGCCGCCATGGttaccacccatcttgaaaagtttcccccctcacacatactaatgtgccacaaacaggaagttaatatcaccaaccattccccttttattaaggtgtatccatataaatggcccaccctgtagttaTCTATTAATTATTAACTAGTGTAAgtacatagggccaaattctcaaaaaacctgcctaacttaactttcagcagttaagttacacaggcgttaaatttctacctaagtgcccgatccacaaagcacttacctagaaattacacgccgtgtaacctaagtgcctccgtcgcaaggcggtcgtctgatcgagggggcgattcctatttaaatgaggcgcgctcccgcgccggacgttcggcgcatgcgtgtgacgtcatttttcccgacgtgcatcgcgcgaacgtactttacgccgggctttgtggatcgcaacgggacaataaagttgcgtcgagtaaaaaaaaaaatacgcgccgggatttttttttcgaaatttaaaaaaaaacgcggcgatcgaaaaaaaggtttgtttttacaaggtctaaacagtttaggccttgtaaaagcatccctaattttacgcatgcaaaacgtaacttacgcagaaaacacaaagctaaaaagctttgtggatctgcctaagtactcatttgcatacgcaaagcggcatttcgactcgaaatgcccccaacggcggatgcggtactgcatcctaagatccgacagtgtaagtctattacagatgtcggatcttatgcctatctttggaaaaatccttctgaggatcgtttccaaagatagccacagggatacgcaggctgaacagcagttccgcctgcgtatctcctttgaagatttggcccttaATCTTTTGTTTTGGCAGCATTAGGGGCCAATGAGGTATACTGAATTCACACACTGGCAAGAACCGCGCTggtaagagaagagaggagaattAAAAGATGGACATGCTCATTAATCTGCTGTTTCCGGAAAAAATTGGTTTTAGATAACATGTACAAAAAGTAAAATATCAAGTATATCGGAATATATGGCATTAAAAATTGATATCTTTATTTAATACATCAAACCATAAAAAGGAATCTATTCCCAAAAGTTTACGCGTTTCAGCCTTCTACATAGGCCTTAGCCTTAGTCTTAGTCAATAATAATTTATGACTAAGGCCTATGTAGTGGGAAGAAACATGTAATTTTATTGGAATtgattattttttatgatttgatGGATTAAATAAAGACATCTATTTCTAGACGCCCTGGTGCCGGACTCTGGACATCCAGTActacgcagggccgccatcaggaattttggggccccttacacagcttcaggtatgggccccctggagccgagaatcgggggaggggtgctgccaccgcaaaataagaggaggggggagtggtGACGCAAGTTCAGAAGTGGGGGGGGCACGAAtgccgggccccttagaggtcgggggggctttgggtgctgacaaaaaattataaaaaaaagggggataccaccgggccccttagaggtcaggctttgggtgctgacgaacaaaaaaataaataggaagGGGTAATTCCTGCTTCTTTGTCCTAGAGGAGCACACCACAAGGATACTGAAAAATAAACCTTTCCTAGGAGAAATATTCACTTTAATACCGAGCCTTTAAAAAGGGTTTTTATTGGCACTGGTCCCAAATGGTGTACACTGATCTATTAGAACAACTGATTAAATTTGGGTTTACCTTTGCTGTACTGCTGCTGTCTGTATAATTTCATTACGCAGTTTTCCAGTGTACAGTATAAAAGTAAATAGCTTTGTTGACCAAACCACTTAAATTCCTCTGTAGATATATGACCTTTAATGAAAACTAATAAAGTAAGGTCTCGGTTAAATACGCCACATCCTCTGAAGCTGCCTTCATTAGCTCCCTTAGAACCATCACTGTGAAGCGCAAGCACGTTATTTAAAGAGCTATAAACTAGGAAATGCGTTTGAAGTACTTGAGCGCTGCTATGTGTATGAATAAAAAATTCCCACTATCCTCAATTGCGAACAGCTGCGACCATTGATTAGTGGCCTCACACTGAAGTATTAATGATAATAGTAAATAAATGGTGCGCTCATTCTAATTATTTTGTCCTCTGTgaaaaccaacaaaaaacaacaaaaaatatcaTGAATAAGAAACAGTAACAAATTCCGCCAAACTTCCTTCTTATGCACCTATATACTCTTTGACCACAATCAGTGTACTGTGCTAAACAGAAACTACTAAACGAAATGTATTTACAATCACATAATAAATGTCCATATAGTGATTAATAATACTTCAATCGTGACAACAGGTAAACAGGTGTTTCATCCGCATGCAGTTTACCCCTGTTCCAATCCGTGCCCAAAATCGTGATCTGTttgtggaaatatatatataaacctccACCAGCCACCTTGATTTGAGTTGGCCGCTTACCTTAGGGAATGACCAGATTTGGTCAAATAGCATATTTTTTGTTGTTATAAATGATGCTCTGATCCTGTATCTGTCCATCTGATGTAATCTGTCTCACCACCAATCTCCTGGTAAGGTACAAGCTAGATGCACACCTAGCATTTCCCATTTTCTTAACGAAGAACTTCATAAAAAACAGCAACCCCCTACATCAGATGACACGACGCAGACTCCCTGCAGCTACAACATGTCCTCCTCTCTGAGGTCTCACTCTACTCTGCTGGTAACAACCTTTTTAACCTTAGGTCCTTGACAAGGACACATGACAAcaatttaaagcagagctccaggctccttcataaaacacttaaagtcagcagctacaaattctgtagctgctgacttttaatattaggtcgCTTACCTGTCCACGGATCCTGCGATTTTGGAATCCCAAACTATTTTTCCATCGCTcttgggtgctgctgccgccattgcttgtaagggaaaccagcagtgaagaattgtggcttcacagccgattccctactgcacatgcaggaAGCGTACTGCCCTTTCTGAATAGCCCGGCGGTGGGGGAAGGAGAAGTCGGCCGATCTTCCAGGTGATCTCTTCCGCGGCGAGAtcaccggaagtgggagcaggtacctgtcaaaaccaggtacccgctccctcccgacaggtgccaaatgtggcactggaggggggaatgaggcagataagcagagcttccccttttgggtggagctccactttaaggttggAGGAAAAGAGGTCTAAACTGAATTTTGGGACAGGTAAGTATTAAGCTGTGTGTTTCACAAGATGCTTTCCTTTCCAAAAAAAGACAACAGGTCTCCCTAacgtgtaagtaaaccccccctatcgtttttagccaagaaagctgccatctttgccactgtttaatctacaactgccatgatgctgcacatgtgatcatgtatgacaccagccattggatggtttgacagtttgattgAGAGCACAACCACGTGCCGGAaataaaactgttttatggatgggtttacttccgctttaaggtatCTATTTTGCACTATTTTGATCTACTATAGTAAATTAATTAGGTTGTTTTTTCCTATGATGTGTGATTATTTCAGAGGTTCCTATTAAATTAATATTCCTATTTCTCTCTCCAGTGTTCAGTAGAAGACAAGAACACAGCAGCATTGTCCTTCCCGTCATCTTTGGCATCATATGTTTAGTGGGCATCATTGGTAACTGCATCGTAATCTACACCATCAACAAAAAGCCAAAAGGGAATCACAACATTGCAGATATCTTCATAGTTAGCCTGTCGGTAACtgatctcctcttcctccttggcATGCCCTTCTTAATCCACCAGTTGTTGGGAAATGGAATTTGGCATTTCGGGGGCACCATGTGCACCATCATCACTGCTCTTGATGCCAACAGCCAGTTTGCAAGCACCTACATCCTCACTGCCATGTCTGTTGACCGATATCTGGCCACGGTGCACCCTATTCGCTCTTCCTATGTGAGGACCACTTGTGCAGCGGCCATGGTTATCCTGCTGTTGTGTCTGTGTTCTCTTATTACTATCATCCCAGTCTTCATGTACACTCAACTCATCGAGCTTCCCGATGGCAACGCTGGATGTGGCATAATCTTGCCCAACTTGTCTATTGACATTTATTGGTACACTCTCTACCAGTTCTTTTTGGCGTTCGTCATCCCACTGTTTATTATCTGTGTGGTCTATATCAAGATCCAGAAGCACATCTCCTGCATGGTGGTCCCTCTGCCACAAAGGAATTTCCGTGTGAGGTCCAAGAAGATTACCAGAACATCTGTTACAATCTGTTCAGCCTTTTTCATTTGCTGGGCACCTTATTACATTC
The Rana temporaria chromosome 6, aRanTem1.1, whole genome shotgun sequence DNA segment above includes these coding regions:
- the LOC120943238 gene encoding melanin-concentrating hormone receptor 1-like, with the protein product MAEIDNRMRLGLCDCNDSNLTGTGSPSAVFSRRQEHSSIVLPVIFGIICLVGIIGNCIVIYTINKKPKGNHNIADIFIVSLSVTDLLFLLGMPFLIHQLLGNGIWHFGGTMCTIITALDANSQFASTYILTAMSVDRYLATVHPIRSSYVRTTCAAAMVILLLCLCSLITIIPVFMYTQLIELPDGNAGCGIILPNLSIDIYWYTLYQFFLAFVIPLFIICVVYIKIQKHISCMVVPLPQRNFRVRSKKITRTSVTICSAFFICWAPYYILQLVHLKVEHPTVVFLYAYNVAISLGYANSCINPFIYIVLSDTFKRHLIKAVCPGQQLRRNERNATSEVSPSVRICSVPTQETSLSMMYSHNIDNFISLSVSVP